A stretch of the Osmerus mordax isolate fOsmMor3 chromosome 12, fOsmMor3.pri, whole genome shotgun sequence genome encodes the following:
- the pcdh1b gene encoding protocadherin-1 isoform X2, translating to MGNNGEIDYSLHQASETVQRLLRIDRSTGIIYVKGLVDREEENFLKFSVVAKDRGPNSKNSKVLVTLNVKDQNDNAPAIEIRGIGLVTHHDGVANISEDMPIGTPVALVQVSDRDEGENAVVTCVVAGDVPFQLRPASESANDRKRKYFLQTTTLLDYERIKDYRIEIVAVDSGNPALSSTNSLKVQVTDMNDNAPVFSPTVFEVEFAEENQPGDKVLDVIATDADSGSNAELTYSIMMDSATKGLFQIDPNTGEVRVRNQLDREHRERYEFHVAASDKGVPSLRGTAMVVVKVLDRNDNDPKFMLSGYSFSVLENMPPLSPVGMVTVIDADKGENARVHLSVEPDNGKFIIQNGTGTILSSISFDREKECTYTFRLKAVDAGDPPRSSYVGVTINVLDENDNAPYVTKPSNSTYKYLPPVTAPDTVVEVVEAEDMDTGPNADLLYSITGGNPHGLFHISPTGGEIILAQEFTRKHNGLHRLVVKVSDKGKPPRHTTALVHIFVNETIGNVTLIESLVGHSLYTPLDRDIAGDPNYALAQRSNIVYGSLAGVAGVILVIVAVVVIRHRLQKDTKSGYQAGKKESKDLYAPKQGPKSSKGKKNKKGKAPKPAQPLEEDEEASLQKGLKFNLINDNVNDSPRIHLPLNYPPGSPDLGRHYRSNSPLPSIQLQPQSPSASKKHQAVQELPATNTFVGTGDNTSTGSDQYSDYSYKANLPKYSSKQVGDYFANTTGYNRNIMWTNEVW from the coding sequence ATGGGCAACAACGGAGAGATCGACTACAGCCTCCACCAGGCATCCGAGACCGTTCAGAGGCTTCTGCGCATCGACCGCTCCACTGGCATCATCTACGTCAAGGGTCTGGTGGACCGCGAGGAGGAAAACTTCCTCAAGTTCTCTGTGGTGGCCAAGGACCGCGGGCCCAACTCCAAGAACTCCAAGGTACTGGTGACCCTGAACGTCAAGGACCAGAACGACAATGCCCCCGCCATCGAGATCCGGGGTATTGGCCTGGTGACGCACCACGACGGCGTGGCCAACATCTCTGAAGACATGCCCATTGGCACCCCGGTGGCGCTCGTCCAGGTGTCGGACCGCGACGAGGGCGAGAACGCCGTGGTGACCTGCGTGGTGGCTGGTGACGTCCCCTTCCAGCTCCGCCCCGCCAGCGAGTCGGCCAACGATCGCAAGAGGAAGTACTTCCTGCAGACGACCACCCTGCTGGACTACGAGCGCATCAAGGACTACAGGATCGAGATCGTAGCGGTGGACTCTGGCAACCCTGCCCTCTCCAGCACCAACTCCCTGAAGGTACAGGTGACGGACATGAACGACAACGCCCCCGTCTTCTCCCCAACCGTGTTCGAGGTGGAGTTTGCAGAGGAGAACCAGCCGGGAGACAAAGTTCTGGATGTGATCGCCACAGATGCGGACAGTGGCTCCAACGCAGAGCTGACCTACAGCATCATGATGGACTCGGCCACCAAGGGGCTGTTCCAGATTGACCCCAACACCGGAGAGGTGCGCGTGAGGAACCAGCTGGATCGGGAGCACAGGGAACGCTACGAGTTCCACGTGGCCGCCTCCGACAAGGGCGTCCCCAGTCTGAGGGGAACCGCCATGGTCGTGGTCAAGGTTCTGGACCGTAACGACAACGACCCCAAGTTCATGTTGAGTGGCTACAGCTTCTCTGTGCTGGAGAACATGCCACCTCTCAGCCCTGTCGGCATGGTGACAGTCATCGACGCAGACAAGGGGGAGAATGCCAGGGTGCATCTGTCCGTCGAACCCGACAACGGCAAGTTCATCATTCAAAACGGCACGGGCACCATCCTGTCCAGCATCTCCTTCGACCGGGAGAAGGAGTGCACCTACACCTTCCGTCTGAAGGCGGTGGATGCCGGCGACCCGCCACGGTCCTCCTACGTGGGCGTCACCATCAACGTCCTGGACGAGAACGACAACGCACCCTACGTTACCAAGCCGTCCAACTCCACCTACAAGTACCTGCCTCCTGTCACCGCGCCAGACACCGTGGTGGAAGTGGTGGAGGCCGAGGACATGGACACCGGACCCAACGCCGATCTGCTCTACAGCATCACAGGCGGAAACCCTCACGGACTGTTCCACATCTCCCCAACCGGGGGGGAGATCATCCTGGCCCAGGAGTTCACCCGCAAGCACAACGGTCTCCACCGCCTGGTGGTCAAGGTGAGCGACAAAGGCAAGCCACCGCGCCACACCACCGCCCTGGTCCACATCTTCGTGAATGAGACCATCGGGAATGTCACCCTCATAGAGTCCCTGGTGGGCCACAGCCTGTACACCCCACTGGACAGGGACATCGCCGGCGACCCCAACTACGCACTGGCCCAGCGCAGCAACATTGTGTACGGCAGCCTGGCGGGCGTGGCCGGGGTCATCCTGGTCATCGTGGCGGTGGTGGTCATCAGGCACCGCCTGCAGAAGGACACCAAGAGCGGCTACCAGGCCGGCAAGAAGGAGAGCAAAGACCTGTACGCCCCCAAGCAGGGGCCCAAGAGCAGCAAGGGCAAGAAGAACAAGAAGGGGAAAGCCCCCAAGCCGGCCCAGcccctggaggaggacgaggaggccaGCCTCCAGAAGGGCCTCAAGTTCAACCTCATCAATGACAACGTCAACGACAGCCCCCGGATCCACCTGCCCCTCAACTACCCCCCAGGCAGCCCTGACCTGGGCAGGCACTACCGCTCcaactcccccctgccctccatccAGCTGCAGCCCCAGTCTCCCTCCGCCTCCAAGAAGCACCAGGCTGTCCAGGAGCTCCCCGCCACCAACACCTTTGTGGGAACTGGCGACAACACCTCGACAGGCTCGGACCAATACTCGGATTACAGCTACAAGGCCAACCTGCCGAAATACAGCAGCAAACAGGTAGGAGACTACTTTGCAAACACCACAGGGTACAACAGGAACATCATGTGGACCAATGAGGTGTGGTAG
- the pcdh1b gene encoding protocadherin-1 isoform X1 — protein sequence MASDRDSGRNGVAEYSLSAGPDADQLFSLQVAEDTDERLPQLIVMGNLDREQKDSYDLNIRVVDGGVPPRASSALLRVTVTDQNDNAPKFERSHYEGELPENSPLGHSVLQVKANDADMGNNGEIDYSLHQASETVQRLLRIDRSTGIIYVKGLVDREEENFLKFSVVAKDRGPNSKNSKVLVTLNVKDQNDNAPAIEIRGIGLVTHHDGVANISEDMPIGTPVALVQVSDRDEGENAVVTCVVAGDVPFQLRPASESANDRKRKYFLQTTTLLDYERIKDYRIEIVAVDSGNPALSSTNSLKVQVTDMNDNAPVFSPTVFEVEFAEENQPGDKVLDVIATDADSGSNAELTYSIMMDSATKGLFQIDPNTGEVRVRNQLDREHRERYEFHVAASDKGVPSLRGTAMVVVKVLDRNDNDPKFMLSGYSFSVLENMPPLSPVGMVTVIDADKGENARVHLSVEPDNGKFIIQNGTGTILSSISFDREKECTYTFRLKAVDAGDPPRSSYVGVTINVLDENDNAPYVTKPSNSTYKYLPPVTAPDTVVEVVEAEDMDTGPNADLLYSITGGNPHGLFHISPTGGEIILAQEFTRKHNGLHRLVVKVSDKGKPPRHTTALVHIFVNETIGNVTLIESLVGHSLYTPLDRDIAGDPNYALAQRSNIVYGSLAGVAGVILVIVAVVVIRHRLQKDTKSGYQAGKKESKDLYAPKQGPKSSKGKKNKKGKAPKPAQPLEEDEEASLQKGLKFNLINDNVNDSPRIHLPLNYPPGSPDLGRHYRSNSPLPSIQLQPQSPSASKKHQAVQELPATNTFVGTGDNTSTGSDQYSDYSYKANLPKYSSKQVGDYFANTTGYNRNIMWTNEVW from the exons ATGGCCAGCGACAGGGACTCCGGGAGGAACGGCGTGGCCGAGTACTCGCTGAGCGCCGGGCCGGACGCCGACCAGCTGTTCAGCCTGCAGGTGGCCGAGGACACGGACGAGAGGCTGCCGCAGCTCATCGTCATGGGCAACCTGGACCGCGAGCAGAAGGACTCGTACGACCTCAACATCCGCGTGGTGGACGGGGGCGTGCCTCCGCGGGCCAGCAGCGCTCTGCTGAGGGTCACCGTCACTGACCAGAACGACAACGCTCCCAAGTTCGAGAGGAGCCACTACGAGGGGGAGCTGCCAGAAAACAGCCCGCTGGGACACTCTGTACTCCAG GTGAAGGCCAATGACGCTGACATGGGCAACAACGGAGAGATCGACTACAGCCTCCACCAGGCATCCGAGACCGTTCAGAGGCTTCTGCGCATCGACCGCTCCACTGGCATCATCTACGTCAAGGGTCTGGTGGACCGCGAGGAGGAAAACTTCCTCAAGTTCTCTGTGGTGGCCAAGGACCGCGGGCCCAACTCCAAGAACTCCAAGGTACTGGTGACCCTGAACGTCAAGGACCAGAACGACAATGCCCCCGCCATCGAGATCCGGGGTATTGGCCTGGTGACGCACCACGACGGCGTGGCCAACATCTCTGAAGACATGCCCATTGGCACCCCGGTGGCGCTCGTCCAGGTGTCGGACCGCGACGAGGGCGAGAACGCCGTGGTGACCTGCGTGGTGGCTGGTGACGTCCCCTTCCAGCTCCGCCCCGCCAGCGAGTCGGCCAACGATCGCAAGAGGAAGTACTTCCTGCAGACGACCACCCTGCTGGACTACGAGCGCATCAAGGACTACAGGATCGAGATCGTAGCGGTGGACTCTGGCAACCCTGCCCTCTCCAGCACCAACTCCCTGAAGGTACAGGTGACGGACATGAACGACAACGCCCCCGTCTTCTCCCCAACCGTGTTCGAGGTGGAGTTTGCAGAGGAGAACCAGCCGGGAGACAAAGTTCTGGATGTGATCGCCACAGATGCGGACAGTGGCTCCAACGCAGAGCTGACCTACAGCATCATGATGGACTCGGCCACCAAGGGGCTGTTCCAGATTGACCCCAACACCGGAGAGGTGCGCGTGAGGAACCAGCTGGATCGGGAGCACAGGGAACGCTACGAGTTCCACGTGGCCGCCTCCGACAAGGGCGTCCCCAGTCTGAGGGGAACCGCCATGGTCGTGGTCAAGGTTCTGGACCGTAACGACAACGACCCCAAGTTCATGTTGAGTGGCTACAGCTTCTCTGTGCTGGAGAACATGCCACCTCTCAGCCCTGTCGGCATGGTGACAGTCATCGACGCAGACAAGGGGGAGAATGCCAGGGTGCATCTGTCCGTCGAACCCGACAACGGCAAGTTCATCATTCAAAACGGCACGGGCACCATCCTGTCCAGCATCTCCTTCGACCGGGAGAAGGAGTGCACCTACACCTTCCGTCTGAAGGCGGTGGATGCCGGCGACCCGCCACGGTCCTCCTACGTGGGCGTCACCATCAACGTCCTGGACGAGAACGACAACGCACCCTACGTTACCAAGCCGTCCAACTCCACCTACAAGTACCTGCCTCCTGTCACCGCGCCAGACACCGTGGTGGAAGTGGTGGAGGCCGAGGACATGGACACCGGACCCAACGCCGATCTGCTCTACAGCATCACAGGCGGAAACCCTCACGGACTGTTCCACATCTCCCCAACCGGGGGGGAGATCATCCTGGCCCAGGAGTTCACCCGCAAGCACAACGGTCTCCACCGCCTGGTGGTCAAGGTGAGCGACAAAGGCAAGCCACCGCGCCACACCACCGCCCTGGTCCACATCTTCGTGAATGAGACCATCGGGAATGTCACCCTCATAGAGTCCCTGGTGGGCCACAGCCTGTACACCCCACTGGACAGGGACATCGCCGGCGACCCCAACTACGCACTGGCCCAGCGCAGCAACATTGTGTACGGCAGCCTGGCGGGCGTGGCCGGGGTCATCCTGGTCATCGTGGCGGTGGTGGTCATCAGGCACCGCCTGCAGAAGGACACCAAGAGCGGCTACCAGGCCGGCAAGAAGGAGAGCAAAGACCTGTACGCCCCCAAGCAGGGGCCCAAGAGCAGCAAGGGCAAGAAGAACAAGAAGGGGAAAGCCCCCAAGCCGGCCCAGcccctggaggaggacgaggaggccaGCCTCCAGAAGGGCCTCAAGTTCAACCTCATCAATGACAACGTCAACGACAGCCCCCGGATCCACCTGCCCCTCAACTACCCCCCAGGCAGCCCTGACCTGGGCAGGCACTACCGCTCcaactcccccctgccctccatccAGCTGCAGCCCCAGTCTCCCTCCGCCTCCAAGAAGCACCAGGCTGTCCAGGAGCTCCCCGCCACCAACACCTTTGTGGGAACTGGCGACAACACCTCGACAGGCTCGGACCAATACTCGGATTACAGCTACAAGGCCAACCTGCCGAAATACAGCAGCAAACAGGTAGGAGACTACTTTGCAAACACCACAGGGTACAACAGGAACATCATGTGGACCAATGAGGTGTGGTAG